In Acidobacteriota bacterium, the DNA window CAAGTTATAAGTTGATGGGTTATTGTTGATGGTTAATCGTCCATCCTGTTCGTTTGCCGTCTGCATCCTGTTCGTTTGCCGTCTGCCATTTCCCGTCTCCCGCCGGCCGTCTCCCGATTCACCCATTTACCGATTCACCCATTCACCGATACACCGTTCTGAGATACCCAATGAAAAGCGACAAATAAAAAAACCATTGTGTCCTTTGTGACTTTGTGGCGAATCCTACCTTCCGTTGAGCTGCGCCATGAACGCGGTGTAGAACGCGGCGGCGGCGCCCAGATGGTCCACCGGGCACGACTCGTTGGGCGCGTGCGCTTCCTTCTCATGGCCGGGGCCGAGCCCCAGGCACGGAATGCCGGCCAGTCCGGCGATGGCGACGCCGTTGGTGGAGAACGTCCACTTGTCCACCACCGGCTCGGTGCCGAGCGCGGCGCGGTACGCCGCCACCGCCGCCTGCACGTAGGGCGAGGCGGCCGGCGTCACCCAGGTGGGGTAGTACTTCTGCATGGGGAACACCTTGCCCGTGTAGGCGGGTTCGGCGTATTGGAGCACCTCCACCGCCGCATCCGGGTGACCGGCGCGGCGGCAGGCCTCCTGCACCTCGGCCACCGCCGTGTCGATGGTCTCGCCCACGGTGAGGCGCCGGTCCAGCTGGATGCTGGCGGCGTCGGGCACCGAGCAGGCCGACGGCGATGAGAAGAACACCTGAGTCACGGTGACGGTCCCCTTGCCCAGAAACGGGTCGTCGGCCAGCCGGGCGTTGAGCTTCTCGATCTCCAGGGCGATGCGGGCGATTTTGTAGACCGCGTTGTCGCCGCGCTCGGGGGCCGAGCCGTGGCAGCTCACGCCCTTGGCATGGACCATCATCTCCATCCGGCCGCGCTGGCCGCGGTGGATGCGCAGGCTGGTGGGCTCCGTGATCACCACCGCCTCGGGCCGGATCTTTTCTTCTTCGACGAGGTACTTCCAGCACAGTCCGTCGCAGTCCTCCTCGATCACCGTGCCCGTGAAGAGCACCGTGAAGTCGCCGGCCAGGTCCATCTCCTTCATGATTTTGCCGGCGTAGACCATGGCGGCCAGCCCGCCCTTCTGGTCCGAGGCGCCGCGGCCCCACACGTGCCCGTCGGCGATGTGGGCGTCGAACGGGTCGAAGCGCCACAGGGCGCGGTCGCCGGGGTAGACGGTGTCGATGTGGGCGTCGAAGGCCACCAGGCGCTTGCCGCGCCCCACCCGGCCGATGATGGACCCCAGGCCGTCAACGCGCACCTCGTCGAAGCCCAGCGTGCGCATCTCGCGGTCGATCACCGCGACCACTTCCTTCTCCTTGGTCGAGTGGGACGGTGTGCGGACGAGATCGCACAGGAACCGGGCGATCTCGGGTTCGAGTTCCTTTGCGCGGGCATGGATTCTGGCGTACAAGTCGGTCATGTGACGATTACCTCGGTGAGAAATGCCGTCAAGCAGTCTGAATGAATGTCATTATATTGATCATTTTTCATTTGTCATTGTTCATTGGTCATTTTCAAAACCGGTCCCACAGGGAGGCAGCAAGCTCGCGGGCGCGGGCGGCCAGCGCCGCCTCGTCCACATCGCGTTCCAACCGCTTGCCCGTCATGAGGACGCGGCCGCCGACGACGGTGGTGTCCACCGCGGCCTGGCTCAGGCCGAACACGACGTGACCGCGGACCGTGGCCGGCTCCAGCGGCGTGGGCGGGTCGTAGTCCACCAAGATGAGATCGGCGGCGGCGCCCTCGGCCAGGCGGCCGACCGGGAATCCCCAGAGGCGGCTGGCGATGGCCGGGTTGTGGACGAGCAGCGTGTCGGTCACTTCCATGAACGCCGCGGTGGGGCCGTTCTGGCGCAGGTGCTGCGCCCAGAGGGCCACGCGCAGTTCCTCGAGCATGCGCACCGTCATGGCGTCGGTGCCGAGACCCACGGTGATCCCACGCCGCGCCATGGCCAGCAGGTCGGCGATGCCCACGGCGTTGTTCAGGTTGGACTGCGGGTTGTGGGCGACCATGGTCTGCGTCTCCGCGAGCAGGTCGAGTTCGGCGTCGTCCACATGGACGCAGTGGGCGCAGATGGTTCCGGCCCCGAGCAGCCCGTGGTCGCGCAGCCGCCGCACCACGCGCTGACCGTGCTCCCGCATGTTGTACTCCTGGTCGGCGGGCGACTCGGCGGTATGCACGTGGAAGCCGGCGCCGAGTTCCCGGCCCATGGCGGCGGCGCGATCCAGGGTGGCGTCGCCCAGGGTGAACGCGGCGTGGAGGCCGAACAGGGCGCGGAGTTGAGGGTCCTTCTCATCCTTGCAGCGGCGGATGAACGCGGCGTTTTCCTCCAGTCCGGCCTGGGCCACGTCGGCGCCGTCACGGTCCGAGACCTCGTAGCAGAGGCAGGCCCGCAGCCCCGCCGCCTTCACCGCACGGGCGATCGCGTCGAGCGAGCCGCGGACGGCGCCGGGACTGGCGTGGTGATCGATGAGGGTTGTGGTGCCGCTCCGCACCGCCGCCACCGCCATGACCAGCGCGCTGACATAGGTGTCGTCCAGGGTGAGCCGGCGGTCCAGCCGCCACCACAGGTTGCGGAGCTGATCCACGAAGTCGCGCGACGGCTTGGCCTTGCCCAGGCCCCGCACCAACGTGCTGTAGAAATGCATGTGGGCGTTGATCCAGCCGGGCAGCACCGCCTTCCCCGCGGCGTCGATGACGCGGGCGCCGGCGGCATCCACCTCGGCGGCCGGCGCAATCTTGTGAATGCGGCCGTCCTCGACGCGGATGGCGTGGTCCCGCAGCACCCGGTTGTCCTCACCCAGCGTCAGAATGACGCCGCCCCGGATCACCAACGGTTGACTCATTTCTTTCCCTCGTACTCGTAATCGTGATCGTAATCGAGGCTCGGGGCTCGAGGCTCGTTCCCGTAACGCGGACTTCGGACTTCGGTGATCAAGATGCACAGTCGCGATTGCCATCGCCCCGCGGCCGTGACGCGATCGCGGACGGTCCATCGTACCCCGAAGCGGCGGTGGGTGGAACAAAAATTTGGGGTGGAACAGCCGCGGACCTTCCGCAGCCAACCGGCCGCGCCCGCCCATCACCCGGTGCCGGCAGCTCCGGATGCAGAAGACACCCATCACTGATTGTCGATGATCACGCCGACCCGTCACCCGGTGATCGCCGATCCGGATGCGGCGGACGACGATCCTGCGATGTCATGGATCGGATGTGCTCCGCATCCAAGCAGGCTGCATGAAAAACGGTCGAGAAGTTGCCTCGGGTCAACTTCCCAACCTCCCAACTGTCCCCGCTTCCGTCCCTCCCTCAACAGGTTCTATTCACCCGTTCACCAATTCCTCGACCCATCACCGGACGGCTTCCCCTTCAGGGCAGCCCCACCGCCACGTCGCCGAAAGCCACGGCTTCCGTCTTCGGCTTGCCGCCGAAGTCGTACGTGGCGAACACCCGGCCGATGGCGGCATCCACGCGAGCCACCACCGCCGGGCGGAAGCTGCCCATGGACGGGATCATGACCTTGTCTCCGGCTTTCACCACCGGCTTGATGGGCAGCGGCGTGCAGTCGGCCCTGGCCGCGACCGCCAGCCGGCCGGCGAAGCCGATCCCCAGCACTTTCTCGCCGCTCACGCCCGTCACCAGGAGCCGTTTGTAGCCGCCCGCCGCCTTGACCGCCACCACGTTGCCCACGATCAGGCCGTCGCGCTGTTTGTGGAAACAGTCCGCCTTGAGGGTGTCGTCCTTCTTGCCCACACCCGCGGGATTGTCGTAGTCGAGATCCAGGTACCGCACTTTGGGCGCCGCGGGTGTGCCGCCGGCGATCACGATGGCGCGCTGCAGCCCGGAGCCGGACTGCCAGGTGCCCAGCACGATGTCGCCCACCGCCGCCTGCTCGCCGCGCCGGATGGGGATGATGAGCGCGTTGGGCAGGGTGACGATGCGGCCTGTCAGCGTCTTGAGCTGCGACTCGGCGGGACCGGGCTTTTCCATGTAGGCACCGTAGTAGATCATGCCCGTCTTGTCGAGGCCTTCGGCGACGGCGCGGTCGAAGAACTCCCGGGCCGGGGCGATCACGAAGTCGCCGGGCTGGGCGGTGGTCTTCACCACGGGGTACGGCAACGGGATCTCGCCGGGCTTGAGCGCCGGCCGGGCGTTCTGGGCGACGAGCGGCGCCGCCAACACCGCCAGCAGGACCGCCAGGATCGCAACTTTCTTCATCATCTTTCTGCTCCTGTCCGTCATAATAGGCGCGGCGCCATCGCCGCGATCCGTTAGACGGACAGACGCCGAGATTTCACAGACGGGGGCAGCCCATGAACACCGCGACCCACAGCCGCATCACCCTGGCGGCCGTCGCCTTGTGCCTGGCGGCGGGTTGGACTCTGGCGGACACGGCCAGGCTGAGTGTCCTGGACTACTATCGGGAACTGCCCGCCGACGTGTTCCAGTGCGAGGCGGACGCCGCGCCCGACCCCGCGGCGCGCGAGCGCCTCATCGTCCACCGCAACATCCCCCACGGCTACATCCGGGCCATGGTGGAGAGGTTCCCGCTGGAGGTGGCCCTGTTCCGGGAACGGGACACGGTGCGGGACATCGTGGCCGTGTCGCTGGAGTGCGGCGACGGC includes these proteins:
- a CDS encoding YgeY family selenium metabolism-linked hydrolase; the protein is MTDLYARIHARAKELEPEIARFLCDLVRTPSHSTKEKEVVAVIDREMRTLGFDEVRVDGLGSIIGRVGRGKRLVAFDAHIDTVYPGDRALWRFDPFDAHIADGHVWGRGASDQKGGLAAMVYAGKIMKEMDLAGDFTVLFTGTVIEEDCDGLCWKYLVEEEKIRPEAVVITEPTSLRIHRGQRGRMEMMVHAKGVSCHGSAPERGDNAVYKIARIALEIEKLNARLADDPFLGKGTVTVTQVFFSSPSACSVPDAASIQLDRRLTVGETIDTAVAEVQEACRRAGHPDAAVEVLQYAEPAYTGKVFPMQKYYPTWVTPAASPYVQAAVAAYRAALGTEPVVDKWTFSTNGVAIAGLAGIPCLGLGPGHEKEAHAPNESCPVDHLGAAAAFYTAFMAQLNGR
- the ssnA gene encoding putative aminohydrolase SsnA, with protein sequence MSQPLVIRGGVILTLGEDNRVLRDHAIRVEDGRIHKIAPAAEVDAAGARVIDAAGKAVLPGWINAHMHFYSTLVRGLGKAKPSRDFVDQLRNLWWRLDRRLTLDDTYVSALVMAVAAVRSGTTTLIDHHASPGAVRGSLDAIARAVKAAGLRACLCYEVSDRDGADVAQAGLEENAAFIRRCKDEKDPQLRALFGLHAAFTLGDATLDRAAAMGRELGAGFHVHTAESPADQEYNMREHGQRVVRRLRDHGLLGAGTICAHCVHVDDAELDLLAETQTMVAHNPQSNLNNAVGIADLLAMARRGITVGLGTDAMTVRMLEELRVALWAQHLRQNGPTAAFMEVTDTLLVHNPAIASRLWGFPVGRLAEGAAADLILVDYDPPTPLEPATVRGHVVFGLSQAAVDTTVVGGRVLMTGKRLERDVDEAALAARARELAASLWDRF